GTGGATCTCGGGTTTGGAGGATGATGTGTAATGGTGTGTTGCTCACTCTATTAAATTCTTTTAGCCACACTCCCAGAGGCCTTGGTGGCGGGTGGGGTCAACTGTGCTGTGGAGAGCCAGGTGATACAGTGGAGAGAGGACAGAGGCCTGGGCTCGGATTCTAGCTCTGCCCTGTCCTGGCTATGAGACATGGCCATGTGAGGTGACCACCCTTGTATGACAGAGACCATTTAGCCATCACCCAGGGCAGTGGTGGGATTATATCTGTGGCACAGCCAGCACACACTGGATCCTGTCAAAGCGGTCAGTGGGAAATGAGGAGGTTTTGGGCCCCTCCTGGTCAGGGACATACCCTTGGCAGCCGTGATTGTTGAAGTCCTGGGCACAGTCCACCAGCTGCTGTTCAGCCTGGAAGAAGGACACAACCCAGTAAGCTGCGAACTGAGAAGCCATCAAGGGTTTGGCACGAGGCGCTGAGCCTCCCTGGCTGGGCCACATCTGGGGCCCCATCAGTGCTGTGTCCAGGTGACCAAATTATAAACTCCCCAAGGGCAGGAACAGTTGCTGTATGTCCTGCAGTGCCAGTTCAGCAGCTGGCATATGTCGGGAGGGACTCAGTAAGCAGGGGCAGCCAGGGAAGGTGAAAGGCGGCGAGGGCTGCTGGGTCCAAGCCCTTACCCTGTAGGTGTGCCCATACGATGCAGAGCATGGGGTCCCACAGCGGTGTATAGGATGGGGGAAACAGGCCTAGCCAGAAACCCTACCCCCACCTGTCTTCAACCTAGGGCCCTCATGGCCTCACCAGGCCTGCTGTGTACACTCCCTCCTTCCTACACAGAGGCAGGGGCTAGGACAGTTCCTGCAGGGGCATCATCCTTCTCATGTGGGCGAGGGGATGGAGGCATAGGTCCCAGCTCTTCCCTCATGAAGACAACTAAGGCTGCTGGGAAGGGCGTAGCTCCTAGTTGGTTACCCACCAGGCAGGCTCCGCCTTTCTGAACCCCTCCACGGGGAAGGCTCCAGGCTGTCAAGCTAAGGACCACCCAGATCCACCTGGGAATGAACCCTTGGGCCAGTTCCTTAATAAACTCAGATCCTTCCCAGGAAAAGCATCAGTTAAGATTCTCATGCTACATGTCCACAAGGCTGGGGCATCTGGGTCCACCTGAAACAGCACCCTTAGCCAGTGCTCCAGGGAGACCAAAGGCTCAGGCCTGGCCCACATCAGGCTGGGGTGTCCTCTGCAGGGGGTGGCCTGTGGCTGATTTCTTACCAAGGACAGCATCTTCCCGGTTGCGATGGCGATCGCAGACTCCAGGGCCCCTGTGGTGGAGAAAGTCCAACAACTGCCACAGCCACCCTGGAAAGGCCAGCGGAGGGCAGAGGACATCAGTGATGGGGACACCGTGAGACAGCCctgccttctgccttcctctgctGATCCTGCCAGAGCTCCCGAGTCCTCAAGTGCCTTGACAGTTTACAAAGCCCTATTCCAGATCCATTCATTGTGAGCCTCACAAGTCCTGAGAGGCTTGCAAAGGAGCAGGAGCAGCAGGTGGCCCATCCCAATCCCCACCTCTTGGTGGCCAATCCCCACCATCCTGCCAGGGCCTAGAGTCCCCCACCCCATTCTACAGTCTTCTGGCTCTCTTCCTTCTCGATCTTCAGCTGGCTCCTCTTTTCCCCACTGGTTCCCTGTAGAAGGATGCCCCAAAGTTCTGTTTTTAGAACCTTCTCTCACCTTTCCACCTCCAGTCTCATTCTGCCCACAGTCCTGTTAAACTAACAGCTCCCCAAACCCTAGCCCAGTGCTGACCTCCACTCAGGCTCAGACATCCAACTAACTGCCAGACAACCCCACCCAGACACCCCTGACACCCCAGACTCTGGGGGACCCGCCCCATCCACCCATCTCCCCACCTTCTGACAGTTCATTGCTGCGGCCTGGCCCCCTTATTCACAACACCTCCAGAGTAACATGAGGGTTAGGTGTGGGGGGCTGCAGCCTGCCTGCCTGGTtcacatcccagctctgccacacacCAGGTGGGtgacctgggcaagtcacttcccctctcgAAGCCTTGGCTTCATTGCTTGTAAAGTGGGAATGGCGAGGGTTCCTGCTTGCAGGGCACTAGCAGGGTTAGGTCAGATCCTGCTGGTCAGGCGTCGCCCCCATGGGCACAATGCTGGTGGCTGCTGTAAGGATTTCTCTTGGGCTCATCCTTGTTTCTTTGCCTCACTGGTTCAGTCTTTCATCTTCGGCTTCTGAAATATCTCTAAGTCCCCTTCCTGCCTTCCATGTCATCATCCCAGGTTCACACTGGCCTCCCCCAATCTCTTCCCTTTACATATCTCTCtcagctgggggagggagggacggCCTGGTGAGACAGTCCCTGAGACAGTCAATGAGGCAGGCGTGGCCACTTCCGGGGAGACTATGCTCACTGCTGAAGGAGGCGGAGCTGGGCTGAGCCTTGGGTGCTAGACTTGGGGCAGGGGCCCGGTTTTGAGTCCCCTCTGTCACTTACTTACCTTGGACCTCAGGCAAACCACCCTCCCTCTCAGGCTCCCCCCCGTAAAGTGAGAAACTCTCAAAGGGGGTGCTGAGCTGATGGACGCTGGGGCTGCTGTCCATCTCTATCCCCACACAGCGGCCACAGTAAGAGATAGCACGCATTTATGACAGGAAGTACTTCATTCTGCTCCCTTAGCCCAGCTGGCTGCGTTCTGCCTGATAGCCCAGGATCAGTTAACAGGAGGACTTGGAAAATTCTTGGTGGGCCTCCCTTTCCTACCTGTCCAAGTGGTGAGCAGGTTTAGGTTTCCACACTTACTATGTGTTGCCCTGAATTGTCATGTAATTCTCAGAGGGTCTAAAAAGGTCACAGGGGCAAAGGTAGGCTTCTGCTCCACTCCCTGCAGCAAGGAGAGGTTTGCTTTGGCTCCTGGGTGCTAGTTAAACATCCAACACTTGGCAGGCTCCATGAACACTGTGAGCCCGGGAGGATTTAAAGCTGTGCTGCATGGCTTTTTGGAAAGTGAAAAAACATTTCTCATGAAGAATTTTGATGGAAAGCCAGGAGTTTCCAGGAAGGAAACCTTCACTTGATATTTCTTAGAGACCAGAGGTCAGCGTCTTTCTGAAGAAGGCCACAGCAGGTTCACTGCTAGGGGAGGGGCCACAGCAGGCTGGGAGAACAGCGGGGGCTGGGTCCAGACTCTGGGACAGGGTCTGTGTTGAGACCCCCCCACTGCTCCCCCATGGAGGAAGGCGGGGCCTCTCACCTTGCCAAGCCCTCTGTGCCCCACAACGAGGGCCACAGAGGCCAGCCCCCGCCATGAGAAGCTTGCTGATGCATGACACATGGACTAACCAGAGGGATGCGGCCAGCCAGGGCAGGGGCTGGACCCTGGTGGCTTGGAGAGGAAGGAGCGGGGAAGAGGAGATGCATGGCATTCTGGTGTCCAGATGGGCACAGGGAACATAATGTTTTGGATGGCTCTGTAGGAGAGATCTGGGACCATTGGGAAAATGTGAGGCGTGGAGAAGGAAGGCAGTGAACTTTAGCCCAATAAAGAGGAACTTTGGATCCTCCAGAGCAGCCTAGAAAAGTGCTGACCTCCCCGGCCCCTCAAAGGAAGAGGGCTGGAGAGATGCTgagaggaaacagaggcagggaTGTGCTTAAGGTGGTTTTGTGGACCTTTTGAGTTGTTCTTCCTGGTGTATTGTCTGGGAGTGTGGCTGTTTTGCAGGGAGAGGATGGAGATTGCCAAGCATACCTGATTTTTCACAGGTGAgacaaaatttccttttttccgCCAGTCCATGGAAGGTGGGTAGGGACCAGTACCTCGAAGGTAGTTACTTTTGGTGGCTGAGCAATTCTGGAACAaccaaatacattattttcaggaaaataaacaaaaccaaacaccttTCTGACAACAAGAAGAAGACAGGTATAAAAATGGAATCaccaagagagaatgagaaagactgCAGCTGTCAGAACCTTCCCTCTCCTGTCTACTGCTCCCAAATGCTAAATTACATGTCCCCTTGAGAGTCCAGAGCATTAGGATAGCGCAGACAGatgtagcaaataaaaatacagctcaggccgggcgccgtggctcaagcctgtaatcccagcactttgggaggccgagacgggcggatcacgaggtcaggagatcgagatcatcctggcgaacacggtgaaaccccgtctctactaaaaaatacaaaaaactagccgggcgaggtggcgggcgcctgtagttccagctactcgggaggctgaggcaggagaatggcgtaaacccaggaggcggagcttgcagtgagctaagatccggccactgcactccagcctgggcgacagagcgagactccgtctcaaaaaaaaaaaaaaaaaaaaatacagctcacctagttaaatttgaatttcaggtaaacaacAAATAACTTTGTAGTGTAAGTATATCCTGTGCAATATTTAGAATATACTTATGCTAAAGAATTACTTGTTGTTGatctgaaattcatttttaactgAGCATCTATATTTTAATCTGGGAGCCCGAAGTTAAGGGTCCACATTGCTAAGGCCATGGGCCTGGACTGCTGAGAGCTGACTACTCTGGTTCCCCCAAAGAATCTGGGGACACCCTCAGCTGCATCTGGGGATGGGACTGAATCTGCCTAGAAGCAGAGCAGGCTCCAAATTTATTCCAAAGGTTTCACTAAAAGGATTCAGGTTTGGTTGCAATGAATTATACCTACCTGAGGCTCTGACCAAAGATACTTGTGCTTTATTTCAGCAAAGCTCATGTCTGAAAATTGGTTCAGTGCCACtacaaagaggaaggaaaaaaccaaaataaaacaggtGGCTAGTGAATCATTAATGAAGAgacaagaaaaaatgataaaacctCCTGTTTACCTGTATCCTGTTTAGAACGACTGCAACTCATCTCCTTTAAGTTTCTGTATTTAATATAATTCAGTATGCTAAGGTCAGCCCTTATAGTGCTGCCAAAATACCTGGGGAACTTTTTCAATGGTATAGATATCCGGGCCACACTCCAGAGATGCTAATGCAGTTggtctggggtggagcctggGCACTTACTTTTTTAGATACTCCCCTCATCAATCTGATGGATGGCTAGGTAAAGAACCACTCCACTGGTGCCAGGGGCCTTCCCACCTGCTGCCTAATTTGGTCTCTACACAGCCCCAGGAGGGATGCGTGATCATTTccgctttttctttcttttttttttttttgagatggggtctcgctctgttgcccaggctggaggcagtggcacaatctcggctcactgcaacctccgcctcccaggttcaagcgattctcctgcctcagcttccctagtcgctgggactacaggcgcctgccaccatgcctggctaatgtttgtatttttagtagagatggggtttcgccatgttggccaggctggtctcgaattcctgacctcatcttcagggattacaggcgtgggccactacacctggcctcatTTCCTCTTTACTGCCCATGTTAGCATCCCTGAAGGTCACAGGCTAGGACTGGGCAGAAATGAGTTTCAAGCCCAAGTTTCCTTCCAGTTCATGCTTGATGCCTTTATTACCAATTTAGTCAACTACCAATATTTCTCAGAGTCCTTAGCAAATATGCTGGACGTGTGTGTGAGTTTCTAGTGAAATTAATCTGGAGTGAAGGCAGATGTTCCCAGGGGCTGCTCTGAGCCCTTGAGCAACCCCTACCCCCCACAACAATCCAAAGACAGAGCTTGGCTTCTAGGCTAGACCCTCAGACGGCAGGAATGGGGCAGGGGCTTCTACAGTCTCTTGTAAACTTCACAACCACCCAGAGGGGTACCGGCTTTGTCCCAAATTTACGATCCCACATTACACAGAGAGTAACAGCGGAGCCACAATCTGAGGTCAGCCAAACACAACTTCAGAGCCCGGGCTTCTGCTCCCCCCACCCACCAGCACCCAGTGGGCCCTTTCATGGGCTGGTTCACTAACTGACTGCCTTCCAGGAAGGAAAGTgtccacatacttttaaatgtgtGGTTCCCATTGTTGTGGGCATTTATCTTCCTCCAGTTGCTGGCAAACGTCTGCATCCTGTGGTGGTACTCCTCCGTGCTGTATGTCTTATGGTGCTAAAACAAAACACGCCAACAGCAAGTCATGGAAACAGGATACAGCTCCCCAGAGGGAGACTTTTTTGTTTTCGTAAGAGGAAAGATGAAGGTTTTCTTTCTGCTATCATTCACAGGCCAAATCTGTGTTAATGGGCGGGGCACTGCCCTTAGTCTCTGTtgagaaatttgggaaattaCAAAACAACCCCATCTTCAGGGTCCTGTGGCCAGAATGAAAACCATGCAGCTGCTTAAAAGTCAGCTTGCGGTCCAAGAGGCACTGGTGAACAGACCTGCCACATGCGGGGCACTCCTGGACGCCACTGCTGGTGCTGGGTCAAGTTTAGGGCAAAAATCACCATTTTTCAAAAGCACAAGCACTGGTGTTCCTCAACTGATTTTACAACCAGTACACAGTGTGCTTTggttttctaaaaacaaatgtgtataattttttattgatatatagcTGATGTACTTTTTTtgatacatgtaatattttgatatagtCATATCATCTGTAATAATTCAAGGTAACTGGGATATCCattactttaaacatttatttatgctGGGAACATTCAACTTATTCTCTTATAGCTATTTGGAAATtcacaataaattattgcttaCTACAGTCCAATCTACTTATTTGCTAAACACTTGGTTTCATTTCTTCTATCTAATTatttttgggccaggtgtggtggctcacgcctgtaatcccagcactttgggaggctgaggcgggtggatcacctgaggtcaggagttcaagacccacccggccaacatagcaaaaccccatctctactaaaaataaaaaaattagttgggcgtggtggcaggcacctgtaatcgcagctactcaggaggttgaagcatgagaatcgcttgaaccctggagctggaggttgcagtgagccaagagtgccctactgcactccagcctgggtgacaaaatgagactctgtctcaaaaaaaaaatttctttgtattCATGAATCAATTTATCTTCATCCCTGCTTccctacccttcctagcctctggtagtCACCATTCTACTGTCTTTCCTCATGAGATCCACCTTTTTAtctctcacatatgagtgagaacgtgcaatatttgcctttctatgcctggtttatttcactcaacatattggcctccagttccatccacgttgctgcagaTGACAGAATCTCATATTTTtacggctgaataatattccattgtgtatatacaccatgtTTGCTTTCCCCATTgataggcacttaggttgattccgtatcttggctattgtgactagttCTGCAATAAATATGAGGGTGCAGTTATCTCCCTATTatacaattttcctttcttttggatatatactcagtagtaggcttgctggatcatatggtagttttgttttgagtttttggtGGAACCCctatactgtttttttgttttttttttttacaatggttgtactaatttacattctccaCAATATGCTTTGAATACAAAATACAGAAACGAATCCCAGGGCTTGGAAGGCTGTCAGCCAAGTTCATCACTTGGGACCACTATTTGGAAGGAATTTACTTAACTGCATCTTTCCCAGTGTTTGGCCAATTCAACGTCTGGAAAGACCCCATTAGGCAAAGTTGGAAATTCCCTCTTTCATTGTCTCAAATCTGGGACAGTTTGGTTTGATAACAGGAAACTGTGAAATGAAAAACTTCAGAAAGAAGAAGTTGGGCACTGACCTTAGACATCCATGACTTGAAGTGAAACttctctgtaaaaagaaaaaaaaaaattaggtctgGGCACATCACACTAATGTTGAGTCTATAGTAAAGTAGGGCACTTTAGAactgatttgcattttagaaaactgggctaaatttaaaacatcaaaaatggTGTGATATAATGCAGAATGCAAAAAGAAACTCTGACTCTTCCTGGTTTTATACCCCAAATTAACGTGAAAAAGTATGTACTGTTAATCAATGGTGTTAAAAGTCAGGATAGTGGTTATGCCTACTGGGTGGGGGCACAGAAAGCGCTTCTGGGGTGCTGCTCAtgtcctgtttcttcatctgagcACTGGTCACCCGAGTGTGTATAGACGGCGAAAATGCGTGGAAATGCATACTTAATGAATTGTGCTCCTTTCTGTATGATGTTGTATTTCAGTaagaagttaatttaaaaatctgtctactccagctgggtgcggtggctcatgcctggaatcccaacacgttgggaggccaaggtgggtggatcgcttgagttcaggagttcaagaccagcttggccaacatggtgaaactccatctccacaaaaatacaaaaattagctgggtatggtggtgtgtgcctgtaatcccagctactcaagaggctgaggcaggggaatcgcttgaacctgggaggcagagcttgcagtgagctgtgatcgtgctgttgcactccagcctgggtgacagagcaagactccatctcaaaaaaaaaaaaatttttttctgaattgagtaatcataattattattagtGTCCCAAAtgattaaaacatttcaaatgtatTATGCATTATGAAAAGTAATTGTTaaacatcaaaagtaaaattGTATCAGAAATGCATCTCTTAATGAAATAAACAGGACTCTACTACCCATCCCCCACAACggatttatattttcatgagtGAATACTGTTTAATTGAGAAAAGGTTCAGCATTAATTCTggtcttatttttgtttcttataggTCAAAGGGCTGGGAAACCCTGCTCAAATAAgcagctgggaatgcaggcagTTTTTAAGAGCAATGCCATTTGATTCTTTGCACTCCTTTCTGTGCATCCAATCCCATGGTACTCTATCactcaactttctttctttctttttctttctttctttctctttctctctctttctttccttccttccctttctttttcttctttcctttctttccttccttcttttccttttctccttttcttttcttttccctccctccctccctccctccctccctccttccttccttccttccttccttccttccttctcttcttttttttttgagatggagtctggctctgttgcccaggctggagggcagtggcatgatacccgctcactgcaacctccacctccccagttcaagcaattctcctatctcagcctcccaagtagctgggtttacaggtgcccaccaccacgcccagctaatttttatattgttagtagagatggggtttcaccatgttagccaatcTAGTCtgaaacttctgacttcaggtgatccacccaccttggcctcccaaagtgttgggattacaggcatgagtccccatgcctggcctcactcaACATTATCTTTAAGACTCTATCAGTTGATACCCCCATGAGGTCCTCTCCTCTTCAATTCAGTTTCCTTGAGGAATTGAGAATGCCAGATATGAAGGATTTATTAccgttttgtctttttgtttgccGTCTCTGTTGTTTTTATACCCATGGGTTCAGGTTCAGATTGAATGAGAGGAAAGAGGTACCCCCTTGCATTCAGGGGCTCTCTCCCAGTTTTAGCaaagaggacatttggaaataaaaGGTCTATAAATGGATTTCCAGAACACTCTCTGCCGGCATCACTTGGAATATCTTTGTATTCCCCCAAGGATTCATACCTCCAGTGTGAAGATCACTACCACACAGCATTCAGATCTCTGTTTTTGGGTCTCGAACCTGTTCCAGAGACCAATCTATGGCCATTTTCCCTGGGTGAAAATGCACATTTCCCCAACATGGGTCCCTTTAGGGTTTCAGGGGATTCCAAATCTTGATTAAGTGCCCTGCTGCAGCTGAGGGCTTTAGAGGAAGACAGACCTCAACTCAGGACAAAAGTTGGAGGCAGGGTTTGAGTTTAGGACAACTGACTACCAGTTTGCCTCTGGGGAGATTATTCTGGGGCCAGAATAATCTGCTGGTGAACCATACTCTACCCTCAAATAGATCCATTCCAATCTAGTCAGGACTTTTAAAAGTGCCATAATGTGTGCTGCCTTGCCTGGATTTAGAGCAGGTTTCAGGAAACTACAGTATTCCcctgtttgtttgtctgtttttttttttttttttttttttgaggcggagtcttgctctatagcccggactggagtgcagtggccggatctcagctcactgcaagctccgccttccgggttcacgccattctcctgcctcagcctcccgagtagctgagactacaggtgcccgccacctcgcccagctagtttttgtatttttagtagagatggggtttcaccgtgttagccaggatggtctcgatctcctgacctcgtgatccgcccgtctcggcctcccaaagtgctgggattacaggcttgagccaccgtgcccggcctgtttgtctgttttagatggagtcttacgcTGTCCCCAGGCCGGAGTAATCGTCACCTCTCGGTTTCAAGTGAGtctcgtgccccagcctcctgagtagctgggattacaggcgcctggctaccacacccagctaattttcgtattttcagtagagacaggatttcaccatattggccaggctggtctcgaacttctgacctaaagtgatccgactgccctggtctcccaaagtgctgagattacaggtgtgagccactgcacccggtccttGGCCCCTGTTTTTGTACAGCTCCTGAGCTACAAACAGTTTCTTACACTTTTGAATggttagaagaaatattttatagcatCCAAAAATCATTTGAAACTGAAATTTCAGTGGccataaaaatcatttattagaACCCAGTCACACTCACTCACTTACATACAATCTATGGTTGCTATCACACTACCATGGCAGAGTTAGTAGTTGCTACAGGACCACCATAAAGCCTAAGTTATTTACCATCtggtcttttacagaaaaagtttgccaagcCCTGCTCTGGAATTCAGACAGTCTCTCAGTGCCAGCCTCCTCCAAGCAGCCCTCGCTTGGGGCAGCTGGGTTTTCCTTAGGCGGGAACTGACCTGGAGCTGGCCACCCACTGAGGTCTGCAAGACTTGGgggctttttaaataaataggtgGAAAGGAATGAGGCAACTCTCCGGCCCAGATTCAGCCTCGGTGATCTTTCTCCCATCCCCTGAGCCTCTAGCTGGGGGAAAGCCCTGTTCCGTTCCTCCAGAGCTCAGAGCACCCCCCTCCCTAGGTTCCTGGCTCCTCGGGTTGTTTCTTGGCTACTTTTCTCTGTGAAAGGGGCAGGTGGTCTTTAAGTTCAGAGCCTGTGGGCTGAGGCTGGGACCAGGGGCAGTAGGAAAGGAGAGAGGCAGTAAGGAAGAGCAGGCTCCTTGCCTTCAGCCAGGGCGGTGCCTGAGCCCGGGCAGTAGACAGGGTGCAAGGGCAGCACGAAGCTGGACCAgtcacagcctggccaacaagaggaGTCCTGGGGCTCCACCTGACACCATGGGCCCTGGGGTGCGGTTAAAAGCGCTGCTGGTCTGAGTGCTTTCCCTGCTGCCGTTGCACACTCTTTCAAACAGCCCGTCCAACCTACTCTACAGATGGGACTCCCAGGACACTATGGGGATCCCTTGTGTGCCAAGTCCCGGGGGAAGCTGCTATAGAAGGCTGGAAAGTCCTTGCCCGCCTCTGGCAGGGACAGATCAGAGTCCTCTGTGTGACACTCTGTGTCCTCAGTTGGGGAAGGCGGAAGGAGCTGCGGGCTCCTTTGGTATTCTAGGCTGGAGAGCCGCCTGGCTAAGCTGGACCCTGGACACTCAGCCCATCTGCTCTTCTGGTCCTACAAGCCGCCTACCCTCCGAGAcgtccccccaaccccccacctaTAATGCAGTTCACCCCTCCCCGTGCCAGCACGCAGAGTCCCTGGCCTCTCACCGGGGAAAGCTCTGCCCCGTTCCTCCGGAGCCCAGTGCGTCCCCCGCCAAGTTCTCCCGGCGTCCACTGTAGGACCTGCCAGCACCCCCTCGGGCGGCGCCCCCTCTGCGTACCTAAGGAGTTCACGGACAGTTTCGCGGCGCCGCAGACGGGGGCTCCCAGGAGCCAGGCTCCGGCGCAGAGCAGCGGCAGCGTGACCCACATCGTGGCCGTGGCGGCTGGGCTCTGACGCTCAGGGTCCACAGAGGTGGCAGCCCACAACTGCGACTGCGAGTGCGGAGGGGCTGCACAACCGCGGAGGGGCGGTGCGAGCGCGGGGCGGTGCGAGCGCAGGGCGGAGCGAGCGCAGGGCGGGGTGGGCGGGACTCCCCCGGGGCCAGGCTTGCGGGAGGGGGCGGCGCCGACTAACCCTCCCGCTGTAGTTCACGTATCGCCCCGCCGCGTCGCTCCCTTATCTCCTCTGGGAGGAAGGGCTTGTCTGGCTATCAGGCCTGGCTGAGTCCTCGATCTGCCTGGACTGGCTGGCACAGCGCGGGGAGGTCTCAGCCTggcctctgcctctcccagcgTGTCGCCATCCCCACGTCCCCCCTGTCCCTGCGTATCCCCACCTCACACCCCCCCCTCCCTGCGTATCCCCACCTCGCACCCCCATCTTCCTGCCTGTCCCCACCTCACACCCCCCCAATCTCTCTGCATTTCCCCACCTCACACCACTATGTCCCTTCCTGTCCCAGCCTTGCACCTCCCATCTTCGTGCCAGTCCCCACCTCGCACCTCCTTATGTCCCTGCGTGTCTCCACCTTGCACCCCCATCTCCCTGCCTGTCACCACCTCACACCCCCCCATGTCCCTGTGTGTCTCCACCTCAGACTTTCCCCCACACTCCCCACGTGTCCCTGCCCTGGTTAACCACATTCCCCTGGCTTCCCTTTTGCTTGGAGTGGACTTACAACTGGAGAAGCTAGACACCCTCCTTGTGAATTGCTTTGCCCATCAATAAACATTTTAGTCTTTCTGCTGAGGAAGTTACATTAAGAACTGTAGGGCCATTCTCTGAAGCTCGCAAAGCTGAAAAAGATGGTATGTAAGGGTGTGGGTGTGAGACAGACAGAAGAACGTGCATTCCAGGCTGAGAAGGCTGGCGCTGTCACTGCTTTGGGTGAGGAAAGGGTGATTTAGAACTGCCTGTGCTGTAGCCTCGAGTGCCCAGTGGCACCCTGTTCTTCACTTACATCATCACCTTGCAAAGTGGCATGTTGTTGaccccccattttacagaagaggaaactgaggccccaagaGTAGATTGTAACTTTCCCAGTCTGCATGCAGAGAGTGTCTGAACCCAGCCTTGACCTACTGCAGTGTTCTCTGCTCTgggctttctcttcctctgtctcttcatttttaaatttttatttatttattttgagacagggcctggctttcttgccacccaggttggagtgcagtggcatcatcacagctcactgcagccttggcctcccaggctcaggagatcctcccacttcagccttttgagtagctaggaccacaggctcaagtccagctaattttttttgtatttttagtagagatggggtctcaaactcctgggctcaagtgatcctcctgc
This genomic window from Piliocolobus tephrosceles isolate RC106 chromosome 6, ASM277652v3, whole genome shotgun sequence contains:
- the CTSH gene encoding pro-cathepsin H isoform X1 yields the protein MWVTLPLLCAGAWLLGAPVCGAAKLSVNSLEKFHFKSWMSKHHKTYSTEEYHHRMQTFASNWRKINAHNNGNHTFKMALNQFSDMSFAEIKHKYLWSEPQNCSATKSNYLRGTGPYPPSMDWRKKGNFVSPVKNQGGCGSCWTFSTTGALESAIAIATGKMLSLAEQQLVDCAQDFNNHGCQGGLPSQAFEYILYNKGIMGEDTYPYQGKDGDCKFQPGKAIGFVKDVANITIYDEEAMVEAVALYNPVSFAFEVTEDFMMYKTGIYSSTSCHKTPDKVNHAVLAVGYGEENGTPYWIVKNSWGPQWGMNGWEKESLSQGPTANARELEFKPRPLLINILLSASMSSTF
- the CTSH gene encoding pro-cathepsin H isoform X2, producing the protein MWVTLPLLCAGAWLLGAPVCGAAKLSVNSLEKFHFKSWMSKHHKTYSTEEYHHRMQTFASNWRKINAHNNGNHTFKMALNQFSDMSFAEIKHKYLWSEPQNCSATKSNYLRGTGPYPPSMDWRKKGNFVSPVKNQGGCGSCWTFSTTGALESAIAIATGKMLSLAEQQLVDCAQDFNNHGCQGGLPSQAFEYILYNKGIMGEDTYPYQGKDGDCKFQPGKAIGFVKDVANITIYDEEAMVEAVALYNPVSFAFEVTEDFMMYKTGIYSSTSCHKTPDKVNHAVLAVGYGEENGTPYWIVKNSWGPQWGMNGYFLIERGKNMCGLAACASYPIPLV